A window of Primulina tabacum isolate GXHZ01 chromosome 4, ASM2559414v2, whole genome shotgun sequence contains these coding sequences:
- the LOC142543217 gene encoding pentatricopeptide repeat-containing protein At1g53600, mitochondrial has translation MLVCMKQNPMLYFHRSLCLLTINTLPEINFNLYSTFSTRALSKTPTRTSKFVVYCNTQITKHGQNGDIYEAESIFHRMPAKNVVSYTALLSAYANNGKITDARWVFDEMPHRTVAAWNAMITAYVRNAKGVNGIEEAYRLFLRMPNRNAVSYAVMITGFVKAGKLDEAGRLYGETPRSYQDPFCSNIMINGYLKSGKLEEAVKIFKGMAEKNAVTWSSMVAGYCKKGRVGAAKKLFDLAEECRNEFTWCAMIDGYMKVGCFEDGFELFLRMRREDNVGVEPTVVTVVFESCGKMNRYREGCQLHGLFSRLGFEFDVFSGNSILTMYTRLGCMGAARKMFVTMNKRDVVSWNSLLYGYVQAGRLEEACEIFEKADVKDSVTWTTMITGFSSKGLMEKCIDLFNKMPEWDDVAWTAIISGFVHNGKHEEAIRWFIQMHRTAVRPNSLTLSSLLCASAGLASLNHGLQMHALTFKMNMEHDLSIQNSLVSMYSRCGSIYDAYLIFKSITAPNIVSFNSMINGFAHNGYGEEAFELFRQLIDDELKPNEVTLLGVLSACTHMGLVDEGWEYFRSMSTFYGMTPGPDHHACMVDLLGRAGLLDEATKLIKSMPFKAHSGIWGALLGASRTHLRIDLANLAAQRILELEPNNVVPYVVLSDIYSILGKRREEEQMRLSKRLSGIKKSPGYSWITVKDKVKLFLSGDMSDVYFEHMKATLSTFLSETTQLHNLDTDWFPP, from the coding sequence ATGCTAGTGTGCATGAAACAAAATCCCATGCTTTATTTCCATAGATCTCTCTGTTTACTCACTATAAACACTTTGCCAGAAATTAATTTCAACCTCTATTCAACTTTCTCTACTCGAGCTCTCTCTAAAACGCCTACCAGAACCAGCAAGTTTGTCGTTTACTGCAACACCCAGATAACGAAACATGGCCAGAACGGCGACATCTATGAGGCGGAGTCGATATTCCATCGCATGCCTGCAAAAAATGTGGTTTCTTACACCGCTTTGCTTTCAGCTTATGCGAACAACGGTAAAATCACCGACGCCCGGTGggtgtttgatgaaatgcccCATAGAACTGTTGCCGCATGGAATGCGATGATAACTGCGTATGTGAGGAATGCGAAAGGAGTTAATGGGATTGAAGAGGCCTATAGATTGTTTTTGCGGATGCCAAATAGAAACGCGGTGTCTTATGCTGTGATGATCACAGGTTTTGTCAAGGCAGGTAAGTTGGACGAGGCTGGGAGGTTGTATGGCGAGACACCAAGAAGTTATCAGGATCCGTTTTGCTCCAACATTATGATAAATGGATATTTGAAAAGTGGGAAGTTGGAGGAGGCTGTCAAAATTTTTAAGGGTATGGCGGAGAAGAATGCCGTGACTTGGAGCTCAATGGTGGCTGGTTATTGCAAGAAGGGTAGAGTTGGTGCGGCCAAAAAATTGTTTGATTTGGCGGAAGAATGTAGAAATGAGTTTACTTGGTGCGCGATGATCGATGGATATATGAAAGTGGGATGTTTTGAGGATGGTTTTGAATTGTTCTTGCGAATGAGAAGGGAAGATAACGTGGGAGTTGAGCCTACTGTTGTGACAGTAGTTTTTGAGTCGTGCGGCAAAATGAATAGATACAGAGAAGGATGTCAATTGCATGGGTTGTTCAGCCGTTTGGGCTTTGAGTTTGATGTGTTCTCGGGCAATTCTATTCTGACAATGTATACGAGATTGGGTTGTATGGGTGCAGCAAGAAAAATGTTTGTTACAATGAATAAAAGAGATGTGGTTTCCTGGAATTCTCTTCTTTACGGTTATGTTCAAGCTGGAAGACTTGAAGAGGCTTGTGAAATTTTTGAGAAGGCAGATGTCAAAGATTCAGTCACTTGGACGACCATGATTACAGGATTCTCTAGTAAAGGTTTAATGGAAAAATGCATTGATTTATTCAATAAGATGCCTGAGTGGGATGATGTTGCTTGGACTGCTATTATTTCAGGATTTGTTCATAATGGAAAACATGAAGAGGCTATCCGTTGGTTCATTCAGATGCATAGGACTGCTGTAAGGCCAAATTCTCTTACTTTGAGTAGCTTACTTTGTGCTTCAGCTGGTTTAGCATCTTTGAACCACGGTTTGCAAATGCATGCTCTTACCTTTAAAATGAATATGGAACATGATTTGTCTATCCAAAACTCTCTTGTCTCAATGTATTCGAGATGTGGAAGCATATATGATGCCTACTTGATATTCAAATCCATTACTGCACCCAACATTGTTTCATTCAATTCTATGATAAATGGGTTTGCCCATAATGGATATGGAGAAGAAGCATTCGAGTTATTTAGGCAATTGATTGATGATGAGCTGAAGCCTAATGAAGTTACATTACTTGGTGTTTTGTCTGCTTGTACCCATATGGGACTTGTAGATGAGGGATGGGAGTACTTCAGATCTATGAGCACGTTCTATGGGATGACTCCAGGTCCTGATCATCATGCTTGCATGGTTGATCTCCTTGGCAGAGCTGGGTTACTTGATGAAGCCACAAAACTGATAAAGTCAATGCCATTCAAGGCACATTCAGGAATATGGGGGGCCCTTCTTGGTGCTAGCAGAACTCACCTACGTATTGATCTTGCAAACCTGGCAGCCCAGCGCATTTTAGAACTTGAACCAAATAATGTGGTTCCATATGTGGTATTGTCAGATATTTATAGCATTTTAGGGAAGAGGAGGGAGGAAGAACAGATGAGATTGTCCAAAAGATTAAGTGGCATAAAAAAAAGTCCGGGTTACAGTTGGATTACTGTGAAGGATAAGGTTAAGTTATTCCTTTCAGGAGATATGTCTGATGTATATTTTGAACACATGAAAGCCACATTGAGTACATTTCTGTCCGAGACCACACAGCTACATAATCTTGACACTGATTGGTTTCCACCATAA